A window of Haliscomenobacter hydrossis DSM 1100 contains these coding sequences:
- a CDS encoding T9SS type A sorting domain-containing protein, with product MNFRTGPFYMPYVILVTDEQDIILEVSNVPNIDFTQYDPGKYRVWALYYKGRLLAKPGMNAQTDVLANYCYGLTDDFVTVTHFIPDGGVLSFSNSGSTHYICANDTTTEKLAIQTTSNSPVYRYVLTDDKGIVLDVFSEPSVSLRNLPLGVFRIYGLSFAGTLNDAEGQNVGSFIFSNSCFELSDNYLSVIKTDPDGAKVALPDGNTHTFVCGNLPDVSSRELITNTRSPALYTFLLTDDQNKILQILPAAKVDFTGLPTGEYRIWGLSYIGTLTAEVGKIAAGKLSTSCSDLSDNFIRATVYLLDAGQISSSGNDTTTTICLNDPVATFRTFVLSSNGQEKRHFIVTDLDNRILALSGDAMINFRNLPGEYNRVWGATYIGNIQAKVGDQLFATTFADSCYSITAQSITIRKRNPEGGRLTLSDGSTDQLLCFTAGVPPIKIVSTTGTGGDNYVYLITDRLNNVVSLFPNNGQYNLGDLPAGEYHVFGLSYTGKISFSVGTNVRTGRFSDQCFEFSQNFITFTKSINDGGRIQFADRGTRKVLCGVSKDSTLMVSTSTLLVQNYVYLVTDTFNRIVSISTSNQVRILGDLEGYFRIWGLGYSGELLAKAGENATTTALSSQCWDLSDNPVQVIKRSVEAGQLSLTDPATALICFGQNEPASINVQLTPGFKGDRFAIIITDTLQRIVAVVDGQNFRPSKSFPMNFRVYGVAYTGRLVASIGSQIGSISSDECFDLTDNFLRFRWNEVDGGQVSLSTGATQRLICIDATADQLSFRNTGTASTSTYRYLLTDDQNRLLLVLLGNSIDLNAGQPGKCRIWGLSYSGNLLLKAGDVVTSGNASSACYDLSDNFIDITKEQVKGGTLAFSTGSSPRFVCREGKPDTLNWTRKDAQGSQLTYLITDAFGNILRISNQAQLIFDEIPRDTVRIYSMAYTGTLTARAGLNVGRDALSDACFNLSSPITAIKTNLQGGLVRLSNGRNENLQCPTAGASSTLRFQRIGSLGEKFVYLITNNENKIIAATSQDSFNFGNLPGGTYRVWGLAYGGQLLAKAGQDAFNDLLADDCFGLSFNSITVNRQLPKGGSLTLLNGGTKTYVCPSNQQKDSVEWRLQGHQEGAIVYLITSADNTIRAITTETATSFDSLPVGSYRIWGLVYNGNLLATIGQSADQVELASSCFSLSENYLEVEKVLPEAGTIEAEGLKSNICSGDGTTDVATIIRKGKNNTPQLVLITDDKDQLLSILPDTNRIDFEQLSGANIRVYGLAYTGNIIIKAGASVKDSAITDDCYDLSDNFIAVQKSFVDGARVSTQAVGDSIFVCSNDGKADTYTFSNNSSATVGYRYVLTNASNLVLSIINGNSQNLDIRGFRDLRVYGVSFSGNFTLTAGQILQNATISDGCYNLSDNFLSVFIDVPDGGRISASNDSTNVRFCPGKDGTSLRMKTTSRSRAGFAYILTTPDSIVRQIVRSNLIDLSKEPEGNYLVFGLSFTGIDRIKLGEKLNLNDSLANNCFDLADNVVRVIRGGEVDGSRISTLDGASTYYTCPGDDLADAIAVFPPEVVTGDEYRIVITDDRNRVLFPDIESILIDFERSPAGTYRIWGIAHTGEFRVQFGQDLLNSPLSTDCYDLSENFVTVVVQKPQGGTVSSTNGATELSVIRGDNKPDVLKFSRVGAAPLPPYRFLVTDEQNIIRSILPADSLNFDTLPVGVFRVWGLSYTGTLLAQVGQDADTAVLANNCFELSSNFVRITIGTGLDAPGTPDLQVNTPSTKTNAAQSLQLGLYPNPAKVELYLSFENLALGNARATIRILHPTGAVLRQLTLDATPGKNSTPLNVQELPAGWYLLEMQLNGERQVVKWVKQD from the coding sequence TTGAATTTTAGAACAGGCCCGTTTTACATGCCTTATGTCATCCTCGTCACTGACGAACAAGACATTATTTTGGAGGTATCCAATGTGCCTAATATCGACTTCACGCAGTACGACCCAGGAAAATACCGGGTTTGGGCCTTGTATTACAAAGGGAGGTTATTGGCCAAACCAGGTATGAATGCCCAAACCGACGTTTTGGCCAATTATTGTTATGGCCTGACGGATGACTTCGTGACGGTTACGCACTTCATTCCCGATGGAGGCGTTTTGTCGTTCAGCAATAGTGGTTCTACCCATTACATTTGCGCCAATGATACCACAACCGAAAAATTAGCCATACAAACCACTAGCAACAGTCCCGTATACCGTTATGTACTCACGGATGACAAAGGCATTGTGCTCGATGTATTTTCTGAGCCCAGTGTCTCCTTGCGCAATTTGCCGTTAGGAGTCTTTCGCATTTATGGGCTGTCCTTTGCGGGCACCTTGAATGATGCTGAAGGTCAGAACGTGGGAAGTTTTATTTTTTCCAATAGTTGTTTCGAACTTTCGGACAATTACCTTTCGGTCATTAAAACGGATCCCGATGGGGCCAAAGTTGCCCTCCCGGATGGCAATACCCATACCTTTGTGTGTGGCAATTTACCGGATGTATCTTCCCGGGAATTGATAACGAATACCAGATCTCCGGCACTGTACACTTTTTTGCTTACCGATGATCAAAATAAAATCTTACAAATTCTTCCCGCAGCAAAGGTTGATTTTACAGGATTGCCTACGGGTGAATACCGCATCTGGGGTTTGAGTTACATTGGTACATTGACTGCCGAAGTTGGAAAAATTGCTGCCGGTAAACTGAGTACTTCTTGTTCGGACCTTTCCGACAATTTTATCCGCGCAACGGTGTACCTGCTGGATGCCGGGCAGATCAGCTCGAGTGGCAATGATACCACCACGACCATTTGCCTCAACGATCCGGTGGCCACTTTCCGTACTTTTGTACTATCGAGCAATGGTCAGGAAAAACGACACTTCATTGTAACCGATTTGGACAATCGCATCCTGGCGCTGTCTGGCGATGCGATGATCAATTTTCGTAACCTGCCCGGAGAATATAACCGGGTTTGGGGCGCGACCTACATTGGTAACATTCAAGCAAAGGTGGGAGATCAATTGTTTGCCACAACTTTTGCGGACAGTTGTTATTCCATCACCGCACAGTCGATCACCATTCGCAAACGCAATCCCGAAGGAGGGAGACTGACGCTGAGCGATGGCAGTACCGATCAATTGTTGTGTTTTACGGCAGGAGTACCACCAATCAAGATTGTTTCTACGACAGGAACCGGGGGAGACAATTACGTATACCTCATTACCGATCGCCTGAATAACGTGGTCAGCCTTTTCCCCAACAACGGGCAGTACAATTTGGGGGATCTGCCTGCTGGCGAATACCACGTATTTGGTTTATCCTATACGGGTAAAATATCTTTTTCGGTGGGGACCAATGTTCGTACCGGACGTTTTTCAGACCAATGTTTCGAATTCTCTCAAAACTTTATCACGTTTACCAAATCGATAAACGACGGAGGACGTATTCAATTTGCCGACAGAGGAACGCGTAAAGTACTTTGTGGTGTGAGCAAAGACAGTACGCTGATGGTCAGCACTTCTACCCTGTTGGTACAAAATTACGTCTATCTGGTAACTGATACTTTCAATCGTATCGTTTCCATCAGTACGAGTAATCAGGTGAGAATATTGGGCGATCTTGAAGGTTACTTCCGCATTTGGGGTTTGGGCTACTCGGGTGAATTGTTGGCTAAAGCAGGTGAAAATGCAACTACGACGGCCTTATCCAGCCAATGCTGGGACCTGTCTGACAATCCTGTACAAGTGATCAAACGCAGCGTTGAAGCCGGGCAATTGAGTTTGACCGACCCCGCTACCGCCTTGATTTGTTTTGGACAAAATGAGCCTGCAAGCATCAATGTTCAGCTTACTCCGGGTTTTAAAGGTGATCGTTTTGCTATCATCATAACCGATACGCTGCAACGCATCGTTGCCGTGGTGGATGGCCAAAATTTTAGACCATCCAAGAGTTTCCCCATGAATTTCAGGGTGTATGGTGTAGCTTATACTGGTCGACTTGTTGCATCAATCGGTAGTCAAATTGGCAGCATCAGTAGTGATGAGTGTTTTGATTTAACGGATAACTTTTTGCGCTTCCGCTGGAATGAAGTGGATGGAGGGCAAGTATCCCTCAGTACTGGGGCAACCCAACGCCTGATTTGTATTGATGCTACGGCAGACCAACTGTCTTTCCGCAATACGGGTACGGCCAGTACTTCTACCTACCGTTACTTGTTGACCGATGATCAGAACCGCTTATTGCTGGTTTTATTGGGCAATAGCATTGACCTTAATGCCGGACAACCTGGAAAGTGTCGGATTTGGGGCCTTTCTTATTCAGGAAACCTGCTACTCAAGGCCGGTGATGTGGTCACCAGTGGCAACGCTTCCAGCGCGTGTTACGACTTGTCAGATAACTTTATCGACATCACCAAAGAACAAGTCAAAGGGGGAACGCTTGCTTTCAGTACAGGTAGCTCGCCCAGATTTGTTTGCCGTGAAGGCAAACCGGATACCTTGAACTGGACGCGAAAAGACGCACAGGGAAGCCAGCTTACCTACCTAATTACCGATGCGTTTGGCAATATTTTGCGCATCTCTAATCAAGCACAACTCATTTTTGATGAAATCCCACGCGATACAGTGCGGATTTACAGCATGGCCTATACTGGTACCTTGACCGCAAGAGCAGGCCTCAATGTAGGCAGGGATGCTTTGTCGGATGCCTGTTTTAACCTGTCTAGTCCCATTACGGCCATCAAAACCAATTTGCAAGGGGGATTGGTGCGCCTGAGCAATGGCCGCAATGAAAATCTACAGTGTCCTACGGCGGGCGCCAGTTCAACTTTACGCTTTCAACGCATTGGCAGCCTCGGCGAAAAATTCGTTTACCTCATTACGAATAACGAAAATAAAATCATTGCGGCAACCTCGCAGGATAGTTTCAATTTTGGGAACTTACCTGGAGGAACTTACCGTGTATGGGGCCTCGCTTATGGTGGGCAATTGTTGGCCAAAGCTGGCCAGGATGCTTTTAATGATCTTTTGGCAGATGATTGTTTCGGTTTGTCTTTCAACTCAATTACCGTTAACCGCCAACTTCCTAAAGGGGGAAGCCTCACCCTTTTGAATGGGGGTACCAAAACCTACGTTTGCCCCAGTAATCAGCAGAAAGATTCCGTTGAATGGCGTTTACAAGGGCATCAGGAAGGTGCGATTGTTTACCTGATTACCAGCGCAGACAACACCATTCGGGCCATTACTACGGAAACTGCTACCTCGTTCGATTCACTACCGGTGGGTTCGTATCGGATCTGGGGACTGGTGTACAATGGTAATTTACTGGCCACCATTGGCCAAAGTGCCGACCAAGTTGAGTTGGCCTCCTCTTGTTTTTCATTGTCGGAAAATTACCTGGAAGTAGAAAAAGTTTTACCTGAAGCCGGAACCATTGAAGCCGAAGGCCTCAAGAGCAACATCTGTTCCGGAGATGGTACGACCGATGTGGCCACCATCATCCGCAAAGGAAAAAACAATACACCACAGTTGGTCTTGATTACGGACGACAAAGACCAGTTGTTGTCTATTTTGCCAGATACCAACCGGATCGATTTTGAACAATTGAGTGGTGCAAATATTCGCGTATATGGCTTGGCGTATACGGGTAATATCATCATCAAAGCGGGCGCCTCGGTCAAAGATTCGGCCATTACCGACGATTGTTATGACCTGAGCGACAATTTCATTGCGGTGCAAAAATCATTTGTGGATGGTGCCCGTGTTTCAACGCAGGCCGTAGGCGATTCTATTTTTGTGTGTAGCAATGATGGCAAAGCCGACACTTATACCTTTTCCAATAATTCAAGTGCAACGGTGGGCTATCGCTACGTGCTTACCAATGCCAGCAATTTGGTACTCAGTATCATCAATGGGAACAGTCAAAATCTGGATATACGTGGTTTCCGCGATTTACGGGTGTATGGCGTTTCTTTCTCGGGCAATTTCACCCTGACTGCTGGTCAAATTTTGCAGAACGCGACTATTTCTGACGGATGCTACAACCTCTCCGATAATTTCCTTTCGGTCTTTATTGACGTACCCGACGGGGGACGCATCAGTGCCAGCAACGATTCTACCAATGTACGTTTTTGCCCAGGTAAAGACGGTACAAGTCTGCGGATGAAAACCACCAGCCGTTCCAGGGCTGGATTTGCCTATATTTTGACTACTCCAGACAGCATCGTTCGGCAAATTGTACGCAGCAATCTGATTGACCTAAGCAAAGAACCCGAAGGCAATTATTTGGTATTTGGACTTTCATTTACCGGAATTGATCGCATCAAACTTGGAGAGAAATTAAACTTGAACGATAGCTTGGCCAACAATTGTTTTGACCTCGCGGATAATGTAGTTCGGGTCATCAGAGGAGGTGAAGTAGACGGTAGCCGCATCAGCACCCTGGATGGGGCAAGTACTTATTACACCTGCCCAGGAGATGATTTAGCCGATGCCATTGCGGTTTTCCCGCCGGAAGTGGTGACTGGAGATGAATACCGCATTGTCATTACCGATGACCGCAACCGGGTATTGTTTCCCGATATAGAATCGATTCTGATTGACTTCGAACGTTCCCCAGCGGGGACTTACCGCATTTGGGGCATTGCTCATACGGGAGAATTCCGGGTACAATTTGGTCAGGACTTGCTCAATTCGCCATTGAGTACCGACTGTTACGATCTTTCTGAAAATTTCGTTACTGTTGTGGTGCAAAAGCCCCAAGGTGGCACAGTTAGTTCTACCAATGGCGCAACTGAATTGAGTGTTATCCGAGGAGACAACAAACCAGACGTACTGAAATTTTCCCGCGTGGGTGCAGCTCCACTGCCTCCTTATCGTTTCCTGGTGACGGATGAACAGAACATTATCCGCAGCATTTTACCAGCAGATAGCCTCAATTTTGATACCCTTCCAGTGGGCGTGTTTCGGGTTTGGGGACTTTCTTACACGGGAACCCTACTGGCTCAAGTGGGGCAAGACGCAGATACAGCCGTGCTTGCCAACAATTGTTTTGAATTGTCGAGCAACTTTGTACGCATCACCATTGGAACAGGTCTGGACGCGCCAGGAACACCGGATTTACAGGTGAATACGCCATCCACCAAAACCAATGCTGCACAAAGTTTGCAATTGGGTTTGTATCCAAATCCAGCTAAAGTAGAATTGTACCTGAGCTTTGAAAACCTGGCTTTGGGTAATGCTCGTGCCACCATCCGCATTTTGCATCCCACGGGAGCAGTGCTGCGGCAGCTGACTTTAGATGCTACGCCGGGTAAAAACTCCACGCCGCTGAACGTTCAGGAATTGCCAGCTGGCTGGTACCTGCTGGAAATGCAGTTGAATGGTGAACGCCAGGTTGTGAAGTGGGTGAAGCAGGATTGA
- a CDS encoding serine hydrolase domain-containing protein, whose protein sequence is MKPTITIFLLIGFYTSLCAQHHRWIHPYVPLIDSLFANNQRGSYPGLAVGVVKGGQLMLAKGYGLANLEHGLPFTPNTISDIGSLAKQMTSFAMVLLAQNKQLSLDDNIQKYLPEVPDFGKPITIRNLIHHTSGLREIYGMLEIAGWKQGDAVRQEEALSLVQSSRELNFSPGSRYAYCNTAYMLLAEIIQRVSRQGFEQWMRENIFHPLDMNDTYVMDIQGEIFPRCADSYTMSDKNVWIKLYDNSTVIGAGGIYTTLPDLARWFNNFRDGKVGGMGAIQQMFQRGILSNGDTLNYAFGLEKSTYRGLQRIQHTGSSAGYRAALVYFPQQDLAIMVKSNYANFNSQATCERIADLILEDEFTEGPSSFASINKPRPEGELPNGPQFQDYPGNYYCPDVETTYTFRVEGDQLIGHHRLNGSFKLQHINGDRFNGPSFLGSVKFERDDTGKVSGMRISNGRVLNLWMSKTTQK, encoded by the coding sequence ATGAAACCTACGATAACCATCTTTTTGTTGATTGGTTTTTATACCTCCCTCTGCGCGCAGCACCACCGCTGGATACATCCTTATGTCCCCTTGATCGACTCCTTGTTTGCCAACAACCAACGGGGGAGTTATCCTGGACTTGCCGTAGGTGTAGTCAAAGGTGGCCAACTCATGCTGGCCAAGGGTTACGGATTGGCCAACCTGGAACATGGGTTGCCGTTTACCCCCAATACGATATCTGACATTGGCTCTCTGGCCAAACAAATGACCAGTTTTGCCATGGTACTTTTGGCCCAGAATAAACAACTTTCCCTGGACGACAACATCCAAAAATACCTCCCCGAAGTACCCGATTTTGGAAAACCCATCACCATTCGCAACCTGATTCACCACACCAGCGGCCTAAGGGAAATATACGGCATGCTGGAAATTGCCGGCTGGAAACAAGGGGACGCCGTACGTCAGGAAGAGGCCCTGAGTCTGGTACAAAGCAGCCGTGAACTCAATTTTTCTCCCGGTAGCCGTTATGCATATTGCAATACTGCTTACATGCTACTGGCCGAAATCATCCAGAGAGTCAGCAGACAGGGTTTTGAACAGTGGATGCGGGAAAATATTTTCCATCCTTTGGACATGAATGATACCTACGTGATGGACATTCAGGGAGAAATCTTTCCGCGCTGCGCCGATTCCTACACCATGAGTGATAAAAATGTGTGGATCAAACTTTATGACAACAGCACCGTGATCGGAGCAGGGGGCATTTATACCACCTTGCCCGATTTGGCTCGTTGGTTCAATAATTTTCGGGACGGAAAAGTAGGCGGAATGGGTGCCATTCAACAAATGTTTCAAAGAGGAATCCTGAGCAATGGTGATACCCTCAATTATGCATTTGGGCTGGAAAAGTCTACCTATCGTGGATTACAACGGATTCAACATACCGGATCAAGCGCGGGTTATCGGGCGGCCTTGGTGTATTTTCCCCAACAGGATTTGGCCATTATGGTCAAAAGCAATTATGCCAATTTCAACAGTCAAGCAACCTGCGAGCGCATTGCCGATCTCATCCTGGAAGATGAATTTACGGAAGGTCCCTCAAGTTTTGCTTCCATCAATAAACCTCGGCCAGAGGGAGAATTGCCCAATGGTCCACAATTCCAGGACTACCCTGGAAATTATTATTGCCCCGATGTGGAAACCACCTATACTTTTCGAGTCGAAGGGGATCAACTGATTGGTCATCATCGCCTCAATGGCTCGTTTAAATTGCAACACATCAATGGCGACCGCTTCAATGGCCCTTCTTTTTTGGGCTCAGTGAAGTTTGAGCGGGATGATACGGGGAAAGTGTCTGGGATGAGAATTTCGAATGGCCGTGTACTCAACTTGTGGATGAGCAAAACCACCCAAAAATAA
- the fdhD gene encoding formate dehydrogenase accessory sulfurtransferase FdhD, translating to MYQSPIRKVQILKYQEGQFSQRTDYLASEEPLEIQLSFGATEQRMQRSLAITMRTPGQDFDLVYGFLFTEGIIHQRSDVIQMRYPGNQLDPEAQENIILVELHPHTNFDFERLNRHFYTSSSCGICGKASLEMVQTHVHFLLDPQNPQVAPPTLLRLPQLLLPQQSLFGQTGGIHAAGLFSATGELLLLREDVGRHNAVDKVLGAAMQKHGFPLRTEILLVSGRAGFELVQKAIMAGVSVMAAVGAPSSLATELAEAHNLTLIGFLRNGGFNVYTGKERILGT from the coding sequence ATGTATCAGTCTCCGATCCGCAAGGTGCAAATTTTAAAATACCAGGAGGGCCAATTTAGTCAGCGTACCGACTATCTGGCTAGCGAAGAACCCCTGGAAATTCAATTGAGCTTCGGAGCAACGGAGCAACGGATGCAGCGCAGTTTAGCCATCACCATGCGTACTCCGGGACAGGATTTCGATTTGGTGTACGGATTTTTGTTCACGGAAGGCATCATCCACCAGCGCAGTGACGTGATCCAGATGCGCTACCCCGGAAATCAACTCGATCCGGAAGCCCAGGAAAACATTATTTTAGTCGAATTACATCCGCATACAAATTTCGATTTCGAACGCTTGAATCGGCATTTTTACACCAGTTCAAGTTGTGGGATTTGTGGAAAAGCAAGTTTGGAGATGGTCCAAACCCACGTTCATTTTCTGCTGGATCCCCAAAACCCACAAGTAGCCCCTCCTACCCTCCTGCGCTTGCCACAACTTTTGTTGCCCCAACAGTCTTTATTCGGCCAAACAGGCGGCATACACGCTGCGGGTTTGTTCTCCGCAACAGGAGAGTTGCTTTTGCTGCGGGAAGACGTTGGCCGGCACAATGCGGTAGATAAAGTGCTGGGTGCGGCGATGCAAAAACACGGTTTTCCCTTGCGTACAGAAATCCTCCTGGTGAGTGGCCGTGCCGGGTTTGAACTGGTACAAAAAGCCATCATGGCAGGCGTATCCGTGATGGCGGCGGTGGGGGCACCCTCCAGCCTGGCCACAGAATTGGCCGAGGCCCATAACCTGACCTTGATTGGTTTTTTAAGAAATGGCGGGTTCAATGTTTACACCGGGAAAGAACGAATCCTGGGAACTTGA
- a CDS encoding metallophosphoesterase, whose product MRVIQITDLHIGREGEDTYFVDVRENFRRIIAAVQERRPDYLVLSGDLCYHQGDLEIYAWIKGWIDQLHIPYEVIAGNHDDSQLLIQAFCRKADQKTDGLYFARNWMNKPVLFMDTAKYKVEEPQLKWLQAQLQTLRGDVALFIHHPPILVGTPFMDNNHPLIDRDPLLDILCAYPGNIDIFCGHYHVDRTVRWKNLLVHITPSCFFQIDSYAEDFKVDHYRIAFREISFLPELTISAVHYL is encoded by the coding sequence ATGAGAGTTATCCAAATTACAGATTTGCACATTGGCAGGGAGGGAGAAGACACTTACTTCGTAGACGTAAGAGAAAATTTTCGCCGCATCATTGCAGCGGTACAGGAGCGCAGGCCCGACTATCTGGTGCTTTCTGGAGACCTCTGCTATCATCAAGGTGACCTGGAGATTTATGCCTGGATCAAAGGTTGGATCGATCAATTGCATATTCCGTACGAAGTCATTGCTGGAAACCACGACGATTCACAATTGCTCATCCAGGCATTTTGCCGCAAGGCTGATCAAAAAACGGATGGTTTGTATTTTGCCCGTAATTGGATGAACAAACCCGTATTGTTCATGGATACCGCTAAATACAAGGTTGAAGAACCTCAACTCAAGTGGCTGCAAGCACAACTCCAAACCCTGCGGGGAGACGTTGCCCTGTTCATTCACCATCCGCCTATCCTGGTTGGCACCCCTTTTATGGACAACAACCACCCGCTGATCGACCGCGATCCACTGTTGGATATTTTGTGTGCGTATCCAGGAAATATTGACATCTTCTGTGGTCATTATCACGTTGACCGTACTGTTCGCTGGAAAAACCTGCTGGTACACATCACGCCGTCCTGTTTTTTTCAAATCGATTCCTATGCCGAAGATTTCAAGGTTGACCACTACCGCATTGCTTTTCGCGAAATTTCATTTCTACCGGAATTAACCATTAGTGCAGTGCATTATCTTTAG
- a CDS encoding C69 family dipeptidase, protein MCDTFIKITPSQLLFGKNSDREPNEAQAIVRFPRATPQEKTLRCTYIEIPQAATTHEVILSKPFQMWGAEMGANEHGLVIGNEAVFTKIPFQRKNTGLTGMDMLRLALERCHSASTALDLIVQLLSDYGQNACGGYRNRRFYYHNSFLIGDKKEAWVLETAGPHWVAKKIEGNYAISNGLTLTNDYDLISSHAEDFARHRGWSKKGEDFSFAQAYSDWFYTRMSKCKVRRAYSSQAIQAEDLNGVLRAAQILRQHGDTPENRYDPSHGGTANVCMHSTGPTNPSQTTGSMVFELPRETGTPIVWLSGTSMPCLSVYLPFFFGGKTLMPPQWELPGAKPDHSLWWQAERLHRKIALNYAIGRQLIVTDLQNMQREWVQEVNQLQRQDATAQSLDEYTEFALEQYQNWLSTTWNRPEIQTLPPRSAASLYALFQYINDRAVDLRKN, encoded by the coding sequence ATGTGCGATACCTTCATCAAGATTACCCCTTCTCAACTCCTGTTCGGCAAAAATTCTGACCGTGAACCCAACGAAGCCCAGGCCATTGTGCGCTTTCCGCGTGCAACACCCCAGGAAAAGACCCTGCGTTGTACGTACATTGAAATTCCGCAGGCAGCCACTACTCACGAGGTCATTTTGTCCAAACCTTTTCAAATGTGGGGTGCGGAGATGGGTGCCAACGAACATGGCCTGGTCATAGGCAATGAGGCTGTTTTTACCAAAATTCCTTTTCAACGCAAAAATACGGGCCTTACGGGGATGGACATGTTGCGTTTGGCGCTGGAGCGTTGCCATTCCGCCAGTACTGCCCTAGATTTGATCGTCCAATTGCTCAGCGATTATGGCCAAAATGCTTGTGGCGGTTACCGCAATCGTCGGTTTTATTACCACAACAGTTTTTTGATCGGCGACAAAAAAGAAGCCTGGGTGTTGGAAACAGCCGGACCGCATTGGGTGGCCAAAAAAATTGAGGGCAACTACGCCATTTCCAACGGCCTTACCTTGACCAATGACTACGACCTGATTAGTTCCCATGCCGAGGATTTTGCCCGCCACCGGGGCTGGAGCAAAAAAGGAGAAGATTTCTCTTTTGCTCAGGCGTATTCCGATTGGTTTTATACCCGCATGAGCAAATGTAAAGTGCGTCGGGCTTATTCCAGTCAGGCCATTCAAGCTGAAGACCTGAACGGTGTATTGCGCGCCGCCCAAATTCTGCGCCAACATGGCGATACCCCCGAAAACCGTTATGATCCCTCGCACGGTGGTACGGCCAATGTGTGTATGCACTCCACTGGCCCCACCAATCCGAGCCAAACCACGGGTTCGATGGTGTTCGAACTCCCCCGCGAAACCGGCACGCCAATCGTATGGCTCAGCGGCACTTCGATGCCCTGTTTATCGGTTTACCTCCCTTTCTTTTTTGGTGGAAAAACCCTGATGCCCCCCCAATGGGAACTACCAGGGGCCAAACCTGACCATTCCCTGTGGTGGCAAGCAGAACGTCTGCACCGAAAAATTGCCCTCAATTATGCGATAGGCCGCCAGTTGATCGTTACAGATTTACAAAATATGCAGCGGGAATGGGTGCAGGAGGTGAATCAATTGCAGCGCCAAGATGCAACTGCTCAAAGCCTGGATGAATATACTGAATTTGCCCTGGAACAATACCAGAACTGGCTCAGCACGACCTGGAATCGCCCTGAAATTCAAACCTTGCCCCCTCGTTCGGCTGCTTCGTTGTACGCCTTGTTTCAATACATCAATGATCGTGCAGTAGATTTACGCAAAAATTAA